One Pseudomonas fluorescens genomic region harbors:
- the yidC gene encoding membrane protein insertase YidC, with protein MDIKRTILIVALAIVSYVMVLKWNQDYGQAALPTQNVASNTTTSGLPDTATGTSTAASDDIPRAASDTSAPAETPVAASKDLIQIKTDVLDLAIDPQGGDVAQLTLPLYPRRQDRPDVPFQLFDNGGERIYLAQSGLIGTNGPDANPAGRPIYSSEKKTYQLADGQDQLVVDLKFSKDGVNYIKRFTVKRGLYDVAVSYIVDNQSAQPWNGAMFAQLKRDPSADPSSTTATGTATYLGAALWTSSEPYKKVSMKDMDKAQLKETVTGGWVAWLQHYFVTAWIPAKGENNIVQTRKDSKGNYIIGYTGPTLTAAPGAKVETGAVLYAGPKSQAVLKELSPGLELTVDYGILWFIAQPIFWLLQHIHAIVGNWGWSIIFLTMLIKGIFFPLSAASYKSMARMRAVAPKLAALKEQHGDDRQKMSQAMMELYKKEKINPLGGCLPILVQMPVFLSLYWVLLESVEMRQAPFMLWITDLSIKDPFFILPIIMGATMFIQQQLNPTPPDPMQAKVMKMMPIIFTFFFLWFPAGLVLYWVVNNCLSIAQQWYITRKIEAATKKAEA; from the coding sequence ATGGATATCAAACGCACGATCCTGATCGTCGCCCTGGCAATCGTGTCCTACGTTATGGTTCTTAAATGGAACCAGGACTATGGCCAGGCTGCCCTGCCGACTCAGAATGTTGCTTCCAATACGACTACATCCGGTTTGCCGGACACCGCCACTGGCACCAGTACTGCCGCCAGTGACGATATTCCGCGCGCCGCGAGCGATACCAGCGCACCTGCCGAAACACCGGTAGCCGCCAGCAAGGATCTGATCCAGATCAAAACCGACGTGCTCGATCTCGCGATCGACCCACAAGGTGGCGATGTTGCTCAACTGACCTTGCCTTTGTATCCACGTCGTCAGGATCGTCCTGATGTTCCGTTCCAGCTGTTCGATAACGGCGGCGAACGTATTTACCTGGCGCAAAGCGGTCTGATCGGCACCAACGGCCCGGATGCAAATCCTGCCGGTCGTCCGATCTACTCCTCGGAGAAGAAGACTTATCAACTGGCTGATGGTCAGGACCAACTGGTCGTAGACCTGAAATTCAGCAAGGACGGCGTCAATTACATCAAGCGTTTCACTGTTAAACGTGGCTTGTATGACGTTGCTGTCTCTTACATTGTGGATAACCAGAGCGCTCAGCCCTGGAATGGCGCAATGTTCGCCCAGCTGAAACGCGATCCTAGCGCTGACCCTTCGTCCACAACGGCGACTGGCACTGCGACTTACCTGGGCGCTGCCCTGTGGACAAGTTCGGAGCCGTACAAAAAAGTGTCCATGAAGGACATGGACAAGGCGCAGCTCAAAGAAACCGTCACCGGTGGCTGGGTAGCCTGGCTGCAACACTACTTTGTGACCGCGTGGATTCCGGCGAAGGGCGAAAACAATATCGTCCAGACCCGTAAAGACAGCAAAGGCAACTACATCATCGGTTATACCGGCCCGACATTGACCGCTGCTCCAGGCGCCAAGGTTGAAACCGGTGCTGTGCTGTACGCCGGTCCGAAAAGTCAGGCGGTGCTGAAAGAGTTGTCCCCAGGTCTGGAACTGACCGTCGACTACGGCATTCTGTGGTTCATTGCCCAGCCGATTTTCTGGCTGCTGCAACACATCCACGCCATTGTCGGTAACTGGGGCTGGTCGATCATCTTCCTGACCATGCTGATCAAAGGAATTTTCTTCCCGTTGTCGGCTGCCAGCTACAAGTCGATGGCGCGCATGCGTGCCGTGGCGCCGAAACTGGCTGCGCTGAAAGAGCAACATGGCGATGACCGGCAGAAAATGTCGCAAGCCATGATGGAGCTGTACAAGAAAGAGAAGATCAATCCACTGGGCGGCTGCTTGCCAATCCTCGTGCAGATGCCGGTTTTCCTCTCGCTGTACTGGGTTCTGCTGGAAAGCGTGGAAATGCGCCAGGCGCCATTCATGCTGTGGATCACTGACCTGTCGATCAAGGATCCGTTCTTCATCCTGCCGATCATCATGGGTGCGACCATGTTCATCCAGCAGCAGTTGAACCCGACTCCTCCGGATCCGATGCAAGCGAAGGTCATGAAAATGATGCCAATCATCTTCACCTTCTTCTTCCTGTGGTTCCCGGCGGGTCTGGTGCTGTACTGGGTGGTGAACAACTGCCTGTCGATTGCACAACAGTGGTACATCACGCGTAAGATCGAAGCGGCGACGAAAAAAGCCGAGGCGTAA